The genomic stretch CAATAAGTTCAGACAAACACTGATGCACGGCACTTAACAGATTAACAAAGTTCAGATAAATACACTACTGATGCATCTCACGGCTTGTTAGCGGTTACCACCGAACACCATACCACCATAGTCAGAGAGATAACAACATGTGAGCAGCTTGCAAAATAACCACTTAACATTCAACATCTATGCCGTTTTCAGATAAGCTGGGACTGGGAGCAGCATGAATAGAAATATCAGACTAGCAGTATAACTCCTTCTCACCGGTCCTGAGGGAAGAGCCATGCTGCCAGATGCATACCACCGCCACGCTTCCAGTATATGCCTGGATAGCCTGAAGTGACACAGGTCACACAGTGGAATCTCAAATGATAGGTGCTGACACAACTGTTCTCGTCCTCATAGTCATAGTCATCCAACTCGTCGTCATCCAAGAACAAGATTTTATCACCTGGGAAGTCATACTGAGACACAGATACAGCCCTGGAGCACCGCCCTAGAAACAGCACCTGGTCATCCCCAACGGTCGTCACCTTGTCCCAACGTGAATGCTCAAAGTCAGCCTTGAAAACCTCAAACACGCTCTGTCCAGCAACAAGTTTACTACCTGATTCTCCAGGAATGCGGCACCAAATCGCCCTGCGTACCATCAGCAGCGCCCCACATGATTCAACCAGGTAGAGCTTCTTGCAGGGTGTAGTGTCGTCTTCATACGCAACTGGATACCAAGGATCACCCTTAATGACCCTACCAATCTTTGAAATCTGTGGATCGCCAGTGTTATGGTCCTCGCTGATGTTCACCACAAGGAGGTTCTCGTCATCAGCAATGGCGTAGAGCTTTCCCTGGTAGAACGCCATGTCTTCGAACCGCTTACACCTATCATATGCACGTACTGACCACGACAAGGCCCCTGGCTGGCACATTAGAATCTGAGTGGTATCTCTGAAGCCAACAAACGCAGCAACAAGGTTTGGCGAGCACACGATTAGCTTACTTATGTGCAGCCTGTTTGATTCTCTGATTTGCATCCATGTGGCGTAGACTGGTTTATCTGAATCTGTCCGTTCAGCGACTGCATTGGGAGGCCGGAGACGGACGCACGAGAGAGCGGGGAGCGTCACGGTGGCCCTGGAGAAGGGGTCGACCAGGAAGCACCCGTTGTCACGGGGGAAGACGAGCCAGTTCCCGCAGACGCTCTGGTACCCGGCGAAGCCACAGCCAGGGAAGCGGAAGGGCTTGGTGTAGGGGGGGCTGTAGAAGGTGCCGTTGGGGAGAGcaagcagcggcagcggcggaggaaggggCAGCCTCGCGGCGGCACGCCACTGCGGGCACACCGCGGCGAAGCGGGCACGGTCAACGTACGCGGGGAGCAGGCGGAGCACCAGGACGGCCAGGTCTTGCGGGATGGCCGACCACGACGGCGGTGGCTGCAAGTGCGGCTGCGTCTCCGGTGCCATCGGTCCTGCAAACAAGAGCCAAGCAGGCAATATTATCAGCCGACATATCATCCTACTCCGGCAAAGGCGCAAAGAATGACGAAGCAGCAAAAGTTTTTCCCGCGGGGCGAAATCCTATTTCGAGGAGTTTTCCCGTGGAGAGGCATTCCGTCGAACACATTGTATGCACGGGCAGTGGAAACAGCGCCGACCAAGAGAGAAAGGGGGGAGTGACACCTCCAGAGCAAGAAACGGGTAAGACATAGCAGCATTGTCCCTCCGCATAGTCAATGCGTACAGCACCCTGGTCCCTGGTGCGTCTGGCCAGCGGACGCGGCAGGAGCAGGCAGTCAAATCCCCAAGAGCAACCACCCAAACGCGGCAAGAACCATGCATGGATGGAGCGAGAAGGAGGAAAGCGTGAGATGAAGGAAGAGGCGGATACCACGAGAGATCAGCGCCGTCACGGTGTCGAAGCTGCGGTCGATTTGCCGTtcgcgccgccgcgccggtgGGTTGGTCGCTGCTGTCTtgcgggagtggagtggagtgtgcCTGCCTGCCCGGTGCCCGAGCTGGGCCATGTGAAGTGAACCAAGTGGGTGCAGCTGATGTTGTGTGCAGCCCAGGCCCAACCGAACCGTATGGGCTGCGTGCTCATTCACTGCAAAAGAAACGAAAGCTGGGACTGTTATTTTTCAACGAAAAGCtcactttgcaaaaaaaaaaaaaagagttatcACCATTTCGTCGAAGAGAACCATATTAGTATTGACTGATGTCGTGCCAGACGCGACAGGACTTTAGACGCCACAGGAAAACTTGCTTCGCCAATGCATGGTTGGATGGCAGCATCATACATGAATCGTACGCAAAAAGTCGGGGTTTCTAAATGGCTTTTCTCGAATTAACTTCGCGTGCAGGTAGCTCAGCACGTATGCAGGCATGGAGGCTTGATTTATATCCCCTTCGATTCGATAAGTGAAAGGATTCAAGAAATACTCTGAAGCACTGACTAGCTGGACGCCTGGATCTCCAAGTTCAGTCAAACCACATGCAGCCCAATGTTCATCACATGTTGGATAACATCATGAGAAGATATGAACTTGAGCACGACACAAACATAACAGTTACGGTCAGATACCACCATGCCAAAGATAATACTAGCACATTCATATGATCTTTACCGGCTCAATAGTCAGCACATGAGTTGAAAACCAATATTCAGCTAGAATCAACTTTGATTGCACATGTAAAATACTCTGAAGCACCGACTAGCTGAATCTACAAGTTTAGTTAAACCACATAAGCAGCACAAGGTTCATCACAAGTTAGATATGATCACAACATGGCAGCTCGAGCATGAAACAATCCAACACACCCATCGCGCCCGTAGCCTACCTGAAGGGTCTTTAATCTCGATTCGTAACACAACCAAAACTGATGTGCCATTTTCAACTAGTGCTCTATCGAATTCTTTGTTAAGAATGCTAAACTGGTGAATCAGTGCACATTGAAACGAATTTACTGAATTTCGGTGGTTTTTCAATTTCAATGAAAATAATGGTGTTTTTTAACTTGTCGATGTAatgtggtgttttttttttgaaatttactcGTATATAGTAGACGTAGGCTTAGTATGACGGCTAAACCCTAAGTTGTCGACGAAGAGGTTGCGGATAAGCGTGGTCTCTTGTGTGGTCAAGTTAGCATGTGCCACTTGGAGTCCATGGAGGCGAGGTAAGCCGCGAGCCGGGTCGATCTCGTATCCCACCCCACGATGTGCTTGCACCGCTTCGAGTCCACGTCGTCACCGAGCTTGTTTATCTCACGTGACAGGAATGTCGAACGCGAAGGTGCCCTGACGAACTTCTGCCTTGTACAAACCGTCAACGATCGAGCATCAATGGGATGCGACGACGGAGGCGAGGTAAGCCGTTTGGTCCATCTCGTACCCCACCAAGTGCTTCCACTGCTTGAAGCCCACGCCGTGAACCAGCTCGTTGATCTCACGTGACTCCATGTCGAAGGTGAAGGTGCCCTGACGACTGCTGCCTCTTCCAAGGGTGAAGAGGACGATAGCGCTCCTGTCGTGGAACCATCGCAGCTTGGTCGATGTGAGATGTCTTATCTTGATATCTTTCTGTGGCGGCATGAAGAAGTTGGGCTTCCACTCCCACTCGCCGCAATCCCCAGCGCTCGGATCAAAGTAACGTATTTCCAGGGAGAGTTTATGTCCAGGAGGTATTACCACGAGGCAGCACAGCCTCCCGCCGCTCACGCCCAGCAGCCGGCCGCCGTGTACATAGTACCCCGGGAGGCCGTCCCGCGGCATGCGCACCTCCCTGGGTTCCGGCTTGTCCATCCGCACAGCCAGCGCCGTAAAAAGCAGCGGCCAGTAGACCACGCCACGGAGCACGACGCCGTGGCCGAGCTCTCGTATCTTCTTACCCGTGATCTTGGGGCCGGACCTCCGTACTTCGGCGCTCCAGAGGCCGGTGTCCGACGAGTAGGCGCGGAGTGCCGTGAAGCTgcggcggttgtagacgatgagtAGGCGGAAGAAGGTGGACGGGAGGttgaggtcgtcgtcgccggcgagcagCGCGCAAGCGTAGGACCCTGGCATGTCGGTGCCCGACAGGGGCGGGAGCAGGGCTATGTCGCCCGTCATGGGGTTGCAGACGCAGAGCTCGAGGCCTGCGACgcggccatcgtgccggagctcgAGGACGAGCCGGCCGTTGCGAGACGAAACCGCGCGGGAGTGCTCGAAGAAACCATGGTCCACGACGCCATGGAAGGCCTCCTGCAGCGAGGGGCTGCGGGAGCCGAGGAACCGAGCACCCGAGGTGGTCGGGAAGAAGCAGGGTTGTGCTGAGGCGGAGCGTTTGCGCGGGGTGGTGCTGCCCTTCTCGTGGTAGAAGAATCCCAGGTGGAGCCGGGAGGGGGGCAATGGCAGGGGACTGCTGCGGGAGagcgcggcggcgtcgtcggcgaTCACGCGGGCCCAGCGCCGGCACGTGCTGGCGCACCGCACGACTTCCGCGGCGTCCGCGCACCGAGCGAAGATGGCCGAGAGCGCGTCGTCCGGGAGGCAAGTGCCATTGGTCGCGCTTGGGTCACCGTCGGCCACGTAATTGCGGCACCGCCGCCGACACGAGAGCCAGCCTTTGCTGTAGGGCGTAGGCCGGTGGACGGCACGGACTCGGCGCCGCTGCGGAGCAATGGAGAGCAGACAAGAAGAGGGATCGACTAGATCGATCTGATAATTTGCGTGCGGGGTAacctccctcccctccctccggTATATATTGCGTTGCGACGATCGGATGAGATGAAAACGCCACAATGGAGCGATCCGATTATATAGCGGCAATCTATAACAAACTCATCATCCTTTAGAGATCCCTCAAAATATGCATAACAATCTAGACCGTGTTTGGACGCGAACGGCAAATCATGCTGCTTGCTAGGGCTGCTAAAGATGTTTAGCGACCAGTTCAGTGATCAGTTGAAAGGCACAACGCTATAGTGCAGTActagtctctatctctatctctactacttataaaggcacaaaGTGCTGTAGGAAAATTAAATCTTGACCCTCCATCCACTCATATCACACGGTGCGCAATGATCTGTTCTCCCCGCCCACGATTATCGCTGCACCATCACCCCACTCCCAATCGCCCATCGCCCATCCTCTAGAAAAAAAATATCCTGCTCGAGACTTCCACATCCCCGAATTACGGAAAACGCAGAAACTGTTCAGCTAAACCAGCCTCTTCCGCGCGAGCTCCCCACGCCCCGAAGaatcccgccgccgcgccccatgGCCCCCACACCCTCCTTCTCTTCCGCCGCCTACCAAGTACCGACCAGCTTCATTGTCGTCCGCCTACATGCCTCCTCTGCGCCGCTGTATGTGCCTCTTCCGCGGTGCCGCCCCAGTCCCCAGTCGGAGGCAGCAGAGGCAGAGACGCACATCGTGTCGCCACATCCGGGGACGGAGGGCAGGGGGCCGAATTCGCGCCGAATGTGTCTAGCGGGTGAGCAGCCATCAGGTCGATTCTGTCTAAATTTCTCGGTAAAGCTGCTTATTTTGGGGTTCTTACTTAGCCCGCCGCCTGGAGGAACTTCCGCCAAATCCGTAGGATCTGCGTCTGAGGACGGAGTCGCCGCCACAGCCCGCCACATCCGAGATCGATTCCCGACCCCCCTGGATCCTTGTGATTGGGGGGATCCCGTGATTGAGAACATTATGAAGCACCTTGGAAGTCAACAATGGGGAGCGCGTGTGCACGGCAAGGAgggcaacaccagaatgccagccATAGATTTTGGGAAACACAACTCCATCTACCGCCTCATCAACCCTAAGTACGCCATCGTGGCCCTGTCCGCTTCATCCTCTCCATGATCCTGCATCCGTGGTATGGCATCTTACTATTTTTAATTATTATTTACCATGAAATTCATTTTCTATACTGTGGTGAGCGGGCGTGATATAGCATATAGGCCACGGTCTGTATTGAATTGTGACTGGAAAGTTTAGATGTAAACTGAAGTTTGGCATACTCCGAAATTAGCATACATATCATTTGACGTCTCTGCACTTCAACcttatctttttttccttttcggtTTTGAATTTTTCTAAAATATGCAGTTCCGACGGTTACTTTAATAGAAGAAAATCAtgttgctacttggtatttcgaAACAATTTATAAGCAGATCGTCTTGAAGTTATTAACCTAGATGAAGATGACGGCACAGAAGATGTGGATAAGCAATGAGATGGCGATGGAAACAGGAGGCCAGGTTTGGCGATGAACAACATCCATTAAATCTGTTAAAGCATTACACATTTGTTCGTGCAATCGACAATTATGGAATCAATTCTCAAAAATAGAAGTATGTGCTATGTAATCAACCTGCATGATAGAAACTGATAGCTGGAGCTTGCTTTCttatatttcaattttttttgcatgcACTTACAAAGTCTTAATTATTGTGTGTTGGGATCTATTGCGATGCTATATTGTCCCGGTTCGAGTTCTCTGTTGAATTGCACCTGCCAATTTGGTGATATATACACAAGCTGTCATGCCGCCAGTTGCCTCTGTACCGGCAGCACAATTGATCACAAGGGAGATACAACTGTGACCATAGCTCGGATAGTTAGCACTCTCCAGATCAAAACCTTTGATTTTGGATATTATTCGGTGCATGTTAGTTGTCTCCGATCAATAGTGGCTGTGCATATAGAAATTCTGGTCATATGTTTTTACCGGTGGTCTAGCTGAATAATTGGCATattttaatgatttttggtattgTAATACATGCACGATCCGATCTCCAAGATATGAATGCTACAGTCTCCATGGTAAAAACGCTTTGGTCTGCTGCAAGAATATATACATGCTTCTCCAAATTAATTTTGAGTTGCACTTCTTACTTCATTTTTTACGAGCAGTTGCTCTGATGTCACCAATTTCTATCTGATTGCTTTGAGCTTGACATAACATATAGCCCGCTTTGATTCTCCATCCCAATTG from Lolium rigidum isolate FL_2022 chromosome 4, APGP_CSIRO_Lrig_0.1, whole genome shotgun sequence encodes the following:
- the LOC124648310 gene encoding F-box protein At2g26160-like, with the translated sequence MAPETQPHLQPPPSWSAIPQDLAVLVLRLLPAYVDRARFAAVCPQWRAAARLPLPPPLPLLALPNGTFYSPPYTKPFRFPGCGFAGYQSVCGNWLVFPRDNGCFLVDPFSRATVTLPALSCVRLRPPNAVAERTDSDKPVYATWMQIRESNRLHISKLIVCSPNLVAAFVGFRDTTQILMCQPGALSWSVRAYDRCKRFEDMAFYQGKLYAIADDENLLVVNISEDHNTGDPQISKIGRVIKGDPWYPVAYEDDTTPCKKLYLVESCGALLMVRRAIWCRIPGESGSKLVAGQSVFEVFKADFEHSRWDKVTTVGDDQVLFLGRCSRAVSVSQYDFPGDKILFLDDDELDDYDYEDENSCVSTYHLRFHCVTCVTSGYPGIYWKRGGGMHLAAWLFPQDR